The proteins below are encoded in one region of Garra rufa chromosome 12, GarRuf1.0, whole genome shotgun sequence:
- the LOC141347606 gene encoding odorant receptor 131-2-like, which yields MDFRKLWTLFGGTKKRRKRSHRTLYQCKRAMNSTFQYTPEDRYAEAFAKNFTTVLLAIVVNCVNGIFVFTFFKSSVFYNDPRYILYIHMVINDMLLVFFSVGLVVMAYAWPKVPLPLCVSLLLISSTTHKNTPLTLAGMAVERYIAICKPLHHHQICTVRRTYILISLIWGVGVLPGLADLILLSVVRPLSVFTTSSLCSTTNVYSTPYHEEQSKITHGIYTSVVWAILVFTYCRVLIAAKRATADKSSAKKAQSTILLHGVQLLLSMMSNITPVIDKIYGHLLPMLRSKITFFNYLLTNLLPRLLSPLIYGVRDKTFFKYMKGHLSCRLFNVKVEPIRSNKLKKVSSDKRC from the coding sequence ATGGACTTCAGAAAGCTGTGGACATTATTTGGGGGAACAAAAAAGCGAAGAAAAAGGAGTCACAGAACTTTATACCAGTGCAAAAGGGCAATGAATTCTACGTTTCAATACACCCCAGAAGACAGATATGCAGAAGCTTTTGCAAAGAATTTTACCACTGTTCTTCTTGCGATTGTAGTAAACTGCGTCAATGGAATCTTTGTTTTCACATTCTTCAAGAGTTCAGTTTTCTATAATGATCCGagatatatattgtatattcacATGGTTATCAATGATATGCTCTTGGTTTTTTTCAGTGTAGGTCTTGTTGTGATGGCTTATGCATGGCCTAAGGTTCCTCTCCCGCTCTGTGTTTCACTTCTCTTAATATCCTCAACTACTCATAAGAACACTCCTCTGACTTTGGCTGGAATGGCTGTTGAGCGTTACATTGCCATCTGCAAACCACTGCATCACCATCAGATCTGCACAGTGCGCAGGACATACATCCTCATCTCTCTGATTTGGGGCGTTGGAGTTTTACCTGGACTGGCTGACCTGATTCTCCTTTCAGTTGTTCGCCCTTTATCTGTTTTTACAACAAGTAGTCTCTGTAGTACAACTAATGTGTATAGCACACCTTATCACGAAGAGCAGAGCAAAATCACACATGGGATTTATACATCTGTTGTGTGGGCAATTCTTGTATTCACATATTGTCGAGTGCTGATTGCGGCCAAAAGGGCTACTGCTGATAAATCGTCAGCAAAAAAGGCCCAAAGCACCATCCTGTTACATGGAGTACAGCTTCTGCTCTCTATGATGTCTAACATTACTCCTGTAATTGACAAGATTTATGGCCACCTTCTACCTATGCTACGgtcaaaaatcacatttttcaATTATCTTCTTACAAATTTGTTACCACGACTTCTTAGCCCCCTTATTTATGGTGTTCgagataaaacattttttaaatatatgaagGGACATCTTTCATGTAGGTTATTTAATGTAAAAGTTGAACCAATCAGAAGCAATAAGCTTAAAAAGGTATCGTCAGATAAGCGTTGTTAG
- the LOC141346293 gene encoding odorant receptor 131-2-like: MNFTMLQYSAQDRYMEAFVRNFIFVLFGTIINAINGVFVFTFFRSSVFYNDPRYILYIHLVINDMLMVFFSVSLSVIAYAWPKVPLPFCVLLLIISSATHKNTPLTLAGMAVERYIAICKPLHHHQICTVRRTYILISLIWGVGVIPGLTDLIVIVIVRPLSIFTIGTLCSSTNVYTTSHHEHLNIVMHGLYSSVVWVILVFTYCQVLFVARRVSADKSSAKKAQSTILLHGAQLLICMLSYITAVIDKISAQLPLDDRKKAAIPNYFITNLLPRLLTPLIYGVRDQLFYRHMKRLFACKVLIVKVESTKQ, encoded by the coding sequence ATGAACTTTACAATGCTTCAATACAGCGCACAAGACAGATATATGGAAGCTTTTGTCAGAAATTTCATCTTTGTTCTCTTTGGGACCATAATTAACGCCATCAATGGAGTGTTTGTCTTTACATTCTTTAGGAGTTCAGTTTTCTACAATGATCCaagatatatattatatattcacTTGGTTATTAATGATATGCTAATGGTTTTTTTCAGTGTCAGTCTTTCTGTGATTGCTTATGCATGGCCGAAAGTTCCTCTTCCATTCTGTGTTTTACTTCTAATAATATCCTCAGCTACTCATAAGAACACTCCTCTGACTTTGGCTGGAATGGCTGTTGAGCGTTACATTGCCATCTGCAAACCTCTGCATCACCATCAGATCTGCACAGTGCGCAGGACGTACATCCTCATCTCTCTGATTTGGGGTGTTGGAGTTATACCTGGACTGACTGACTTGATTGTCATAGTAATTGTTCGTCCTTTATCTATTTTTACTATAGGTACTCTTTGTAGTTCAACAAATGTGTATACCACATCACACCATGAACATCTGAACATAGTTATGCATGGCCTGTACTCATCTGTTGTGTGGGTAATTCTTGTATTCACATATTGTCAAGTGCTGTTTGTGGCCAGAAGGGTCTCCGCTGATAAATCCTCAGCAAAAAAGGCCCAGAGCACCATTCTGTTACATGGAGCACAGCTTCTAATCTGTATGCTGTCCTACATTACTGCTGTCATAGACAAAATTTCTGCTCAACTTCCACTAGATGATCGGAAAAAAGCTGCCATTCCTAATTATTTCATAACAAACTTATTACCACGACTGCTTACCCCGCTGATTTATGGTGTTCGAGATCAACTTTTTTACAGACACATGAAGAGGCTTTTTGCATGTAAAGTACTTATTGTAAAGGTCGAATCAACCAAACAGTGA
- the LOC141346290 gene encoding odorant receptor 131-2-like, whose product MNSTMLQYSIQDRYMEAFVRHFIFVLFGVIINSINGVFVFTFFRSSTFYNNPRYILYIHLVFNDMLMVFFTVSLSVIAYAWPKVPLPFCVTLLIITSATHKNTPLTLAGMAVERYTAICKPLHHHQICTVRRTYILISLIWGVSVLPGLTDFIIIVIVHPLSIFTTDTLCTPTNLYTTSYHEELSKAMNGLYSSVVWVILVFTYCQVLVAARRASADKSSAKKAQSTILLHGAQLLLCMFSYITAVIDKISAQLPLNDRKKVIIPNFFVTNLLPRLLTPLIYGVRDKVFYSHIKRLFACKILIVKVRSTKQ is encoded by the coding sequence ATGAACTCTACAATGCTTCAATATAGCATCCAAGACAGATATATGGAAGCTTTTGTCAGACATTTCATCTTTGTTCTCTTTGGGGTTATAATTAACTCCATCAATGGAGTTTTTGTGTTTACATTCTTTAGGAGTTCAACTTTCTACAATAATCCGAgatatatattatacattcaCTTGGTTTTCAATGATATGCTCATGGTTTTTTTCACTGTCAGTCTTTCTGTAATTGCTTATGCATGGCCGAAAGTTCCTCTCCCATTCTGTGTTACACTTCTAATAATAACCTCAGCTACTCATAAGAACACTCCTCTGACTTTGGCTGGAATGGCTGTTGAGCGTTACACTGCCATCTGCAAACCTCTGCATCACCATCAGATCTGCACAGTGCGCAGGACGTACATCCTCATCTCTCTGATTTGGGGTGTTAGTGTTTTACCTGGACTGACTGACTTTATCATCATAGTAATTGTTCATCCTCTATCTATCTTTACTACAGATACTCTCTGCACCCCAACAAATTTGTATACCACATCATACCATGAAGAACTGAGCAAAGCTATGAATGGCCTTTACTCGTCTGTTGTGTGGGTAATTCTTGTATTCACATATTGTCAAGTGCTGGTTGCGGCCAGAAGGGCCTCCGCTGATAAATCCTCAGCAAAAAAGGCCCAAAGCACCATCTTGTTACATGGAGCACAGCTTCTGCTCTGTATGTTTTCTTACATTACTGCTGTCATAGACAAGATTTCTGCTCAACTTCCACTAAATGATCGGAAAAAAGTGATCATTcctaatttttttgtaacaaattTATTACCACGACTGCTTACCCCGCTGATTTATGGTGTTCGAGATAAAGTTTTTTACAGTCACATTAAGAGGCTTTTTGCATGTAAAATACTTATTGTAAAGGTTCGATCAACTAAACAGTGA
- the LOC141347690 gene encoding odorant receptor 131-2-like, producing the protein MNSTVFQNSTQDRYMEAFVRHFIFVLFGTIINSINGVFVFTFFRSSIFYNDPRYILYIHLVINDMLMVFFSVTLSVIAYTWPKVPLPVCVTLLIITATTYNNTPLTLAGMAVERYIAICKPLHHHQICTVRRTYILISLIWGVSVLPGLTDLIVIVIVRPLSIFTTGTLCTSTNVYNTPYHEELSKAMNGLYSSIVWVIIVFTYCQVLAAARRASADKSSAKKAQSTILLHGAQLLLCMLSYITAVIDKISAQLPLDDRKKVTIPNYFITNLLPRLLTPLIYGVRDKVFYSHMKRLFTCKILIVKVESTKQ; encoded by the coding sequence ATGAACTCTACAGTTTTTCAAAACAGCACCCAAGACAGATACATGGAAGCTTTTGTCAGACATTTCATCTTTGTTCTCTTTGGGACTATAATTAACTCCATCAATGGAGTGTTTGTGTTTACATTCTTTAGAAGTTCGATTTTCTACAATGATCCGAgatatatattatacattcaCTTGGTTATTAATGATATGCTAATGGTTTTTTTCAGTGTCACTCTTTCTGTGATTGCTTATACATGGCCGAAGGTTCCTCTCCCTGTATGTGTCACCCTGCTAATAATAACTGCAACTACTTATAACAACACTCCTCTGACTTTGGCTGGAATGGCTGTTGAGCGTTACATTGCCATCTGCAAACCTCTGCATCACCATCAGATCTGCACAGTGCGCAGGACGTACATCCTCATCTCTCTGATTTGGGGTGTCAGTGTTTTACCTGGACTGACCGACTTGATTGTCATAGTAATTGTTCGTCCTTTATCTATCTTTACTACTGGTACTCTCTGTACTTCAACAAATGTGTATAACACACCATACCATGAAGAACTGAGCAAAGCTATGAATGGACTGTACTCCTCAATTGTGTGGGTAATTATTGTATTCACATATTGTCAAGTGCTGGCTGCGGCAAGAAGGGCCTCCGCTGATAAATCCTCAGCAAAAAAGGCCCAGAGCACCATTCTGTTACACGGAGCACAGCTTCTGCTCTGTATGTTGTCCTACATTACTGCTGTCATAGACAAGATTTCTGCTCAACTTCCACTAGATGATCGGAAAAAAGTGACTATTCCTAATTATTTTATAACCAACTTATTACCACGACTGCTTACCCCGCTGATTTATGGTGTTCGGGATAAAGTTTTTTACAGTCACATGAAAAGACTGTTTACATGTAAAATACTTATTGTAAAGGTCGAATCAACCAAACAGTGA